From one Streptomyces sp. ICC1 genomic stretch:
- a CDS encoding DUF6410 domain-containing protein, protein MAAASSGARTARGAATVLGRDAGPGGRIVRVLAGALALTHLITTKVPERSTGENLVAVTTAVGIAVAFTVALALLKPRLTKGISRGLSGWPGGALLLLPMLIYPIGVLPDGPALGVALYTELSVLIAGLIGYGGLELAALPTLALGFRPVLYGPFNAVDLAERGMRKSRYGRASQAGGVLAIIGLGYFWTVPPLAAVHGSVGDAVSGLGGLGPVAGALVIAAAALVAVPFKGPARIRRLRAGALLLLGLGGVVGALPDALWPVVILTGLVVGVLRLSRGARDRKPALRSIPVQPVPVQPPTDRPVADRPTVETSSTAR, encoded by the coding sequence ATGGCTGCCGCCTCCTCCGGGGCGCGGACCGCCCGCGGGGCCGCGACCGTCCTGGGCCGGGACGCGGGCCCGGGAGGCCGGATCGTCCGCGTCCTCGCGGGGGCCCTGGCCCTCACCCATCTGATCACCACCAAGGTTCCCGAGCGGAGCACCGGCGAGAACCTGGTCGCGGTCACCACCGCGGTCGGCATCGCCGTCGCCTTCACGGTCGCCCTCGCCCTGCTCAAGCCCCGGCTCACCAAGGGCATTTCACGCGGGCTGTCGGGCTGGCCCGGCGGTGCGCTGCTGCTGCTGCCGATGCTGATCTACCCGATCGGCGTGCTGCCGGACGGGCCCGCGCTGGGCGTCGCGCTCTACACCGAGCTCTCCGTGCTGATCGCGGGGCTGATCGGCTACGGCGGCCTCGAGCTGGCCGCCCTGCCGACACTGGCGCTCGGCTTCCGGCCGGTGCTGTACGGCCCGTTCAACGCCGTCGACCTCGCCGAGCGGGGTATGCGCAAGAGCCGGTACGGACGGGCCTCGCAGGCCGGTGGAGTGCTCGCGATCATCGGCCTCGGCTACTTCTGGACCGTGCCGCCGCTGGCCGCCGTACACGGCTCGGTCGGCGACGCCGTGTCCGGGCTGGGGGGTCTCGGCCCGGTCGCCGGTGCGCTGGTCATCGCCGCCGCCGCGCTGGTGGCCGTGCCCTTCAAGGGGCCGGCCCGGATCCGCCGGCTGCGTGCCGGAGCCCTCCTCCTGCTGGGCCTGGGCGGAGTGGTCGGGGCCCTCCCCGACGCGCTCTGGCCCGTCGTCATCCTGACCGGCCTGGTGGTCGGAGTCCTCCGGCTCAGCCGGGGCGCGCGGGACCGGAAGCCCGCCCTGCGGTCCATACCCGTACAGCCCGTGCCCGTCCAGCCCCCAACCGACCGGCCGGTGGCCGACCGTCCGACTGTCGAGACGTCTTCCACCGCCCGTTGA
- a CDS encoding GNAT family protein, which translates to MAENTPETTPGSKPGHDRTAIAAWIPQLRLRLTTPRLEFRVPDESDLRALAELVAEQGIHDRGTVPFQGGWSDAPQQVVAGRVLQYLWKGLALSRPDYWNLGLAVFLDGRPVGVQGLQARRFPQLREVASESWLARGHQGQGLGTEMRAAVLRLAFEGLGAGHATSAVYEDGAAAIAVNKKYGYQPDGIELTERQGKPTVLTRWRLTRDQWELSAAAEVPTEIHGLEFCRGLFGITAPDHSSAPREPA; encoded by the coding sequence ATGGCAGAGAACACTCCTGAGACCACGCCGGGGAGCAAGCCCGGACACGACCGTACGGCGATCGCGGCCTGGATTCCGCAGCTCCGGCTGCGGCTGACCACCCCGAGGCTGGAGTTCCGGGTACCCGACGAGAGCGACCTGCGCGCACTCGCCGAACTCGTCGCCGAGCAGGGCATCCACGACCGCGGCACCGTGCCCTTCCAGGGCGGCTGGAGCGACGCGCCCCAGCAGGTCGTCGCCGGCCGCGTCCTGCAATACCTATGGAAGGGGCTCGCGCTCAGCCGTCCCGACTACTGGAACCTCGGCCTCGCCGTCTTCCTCGACGGCCGGCCCGTCGGCGTCCAGGGCCTCCAGGCCCGGCGCTTCCCCCAGCTGCGGGAGGTCGCCTCCGAGAGCTGGCTGGCCCGCGGACACCAAGGCCAGGGCCTGGGCACCGAGATGCGCGCGGCGGTACTGCGCCTGGCCTTCGAGGGCCTGGGCGCCGGACACGCCACCTCGGCCGTCTACGAGGACGGCGCCGCCGCCATCGCCGTCAACAAGAAGTACGGCTACCAGCCGGACGGCATCGAACTCACCGAGCGCCAGGGCAAGCCCACGGTGCTCACCCGCTGGCGCCTCACCCGCGACCAGTGGGAGCTGAGCGCGGCCGCCGAGGTGCCGACCGAGATCCACGGACTCGAGTTCTGCCGCGGCCTCTTCGGAATTACCGCACCCGACCACTCCTCCGCACCCCGGGAGCCGGCGTGA
- the sbnA gene encoding 2,3-diaminopropionate biosynthesis protein SbnA: protein MIHNSITDCIGATPLVRLGRLFPQHGIEVLAKLEMLNPGGSVKDRSARYIVERGIRDGMIRRGTRIVESTSGNFGVALAMVAVRYGLRFTAVVDPNASRTNLRILRQYGAEIEMVSEPDHAGGYLHTRLARVQDLLADDSDAVWINQYANELNWETHAVTTAREVIEDCPEPVDVLVAAVSTTGTLHGLARGLRREWPALKVVAVDAVGSVIFGTPPGPRMLPGVGSSRVPELLTPGEIDQVVHIDDAAAIHGCHRLLRHEAIFAGGSSGSVVAAIEELLPELPRPSRILTLLADRGERYLDLVYTDEMAIEHDELAYSSHS, encoded by the coding sequence GTGATCCACAACTCCATCACCGACTGCATCGGCGCCACCCCGCTGGTCCGGCTCGGCCGACTCTTCCCGCAGCACGGCATCGAAGTGCTGGCCAAGCTGGAAATGCTCAACCCGGGCGGCAGCGTCAAGGACCGCTCGGCGCGCTACATCGTCGAACGCGGCATCCGGGACGGCATGATCCGCCGCGGCACCCGGATCGTCGAGAGCACCTCGGGCAACTTCGGCGTCGCGCTGGCCATGGTGGCCGTCCGCTACGGACTGCGGTTCACGGCCGTCGTCGACCCCAACGCCTCCCGCACCAACCTGCGCATCCTGCGCCAGTACGGCGCCGAGATCGAGATGGTCAGCGAGCCCGACCACGCGGGCGGCTACCTGCACACCCGGCTGGCCCGGGTGCAGGACCTGCTGGCCGACGACTCGGACGCCGTCTGGATCAACCAGTACGCCAACGAGCTCAACTGGGAGACGCACGCGGTCACCACCGCGCGCGAGGTCATCGAGGACTGCCCGGAACCCGTGGACGTCCTCGTCGCCGCCGTCAGCACCACCGGCACCCTGCACGGCCTCGCCCGCGGACTGCGCCGCGAATGGCCGGCCCTGAAGGTGGTGGCCGTCGACGCCGTCGGCTCGGTCATCTTCGGCACTCCGCCGGGCCCGCGGATGCTCCCGGGAGTCGGCTCCAGCCGGGTCCCCGAACTCCTCACCCCCGGCGAGATCGACCAGGTCGTGCACATCGACGACGCGGCCGCCATCCACGGCTGCCACCGGCTGCTGAGGCACGAGGCGATCTTCGCCGGCGGATCCTCCGGCTCCGTGGTCGCGGCCATCGAGGAGCTCCTGCCGGAGCTCCCGCGCCCCAGCCGGATCCTGACGCTGCTGGCCGACCGGGGAGAGCGCTACCTCGACCTCGTCTACACGGACGAGATGGCGATCGAGCACGACGAGCTCGCCTACTCCAGCCACTCCTGA
- the cydB gene encoding cytochrome d ubiquinol oxidase subunit II, whose protein sequence is MWHNIWYALLGLLVAGYLALDGITIGTGIIGRWLAKDDRDRHTVAAATGPFFLGNEVWLVAAGGIMIGGFPGLESTAIAGMYPVIVFAVASLLVREAAVQFRRRLSGARWRRRWDGVAHVACVVLALMWGALGGALLGAVPVVDGELHVDLGVLFQPLPILSALTAVAVFALHGAVFLAVRTEGPVSGRAAEFAAKLAPAATGLAVLTAITATAFGTSRDGLLNPVSAGLVLAAAVASLWLVPRLIAGGGWKAPVVSGFAALSPVLLLAAAHYPQVIVSSAGSAEHISVAEAAADPSTLSVVGPVVLLVFPVLLAFQAMQWWAFRAKADDRSPAYF, encoded by the coding sequence GTGTGGCACAACATCTGGTACGCGCTGCTGGGGCTGCTCGTCGCGGGCTACCTCGCCCTGGACGGCATCACCATCGGCACCGGGATCATCGGCCGCTGGCTCGCCAAGGACGACCGCGACCGGCACACGGTCGCCGCGGCGACCGGACCCTTCTTCCTCGGCAACGAGGTCTGGCTGGTCGCGGCGGGCGGCATCATGATCGGCGGGTTCCCCGGCCTGGAGTCCACCGCCATCGCCGGGATGTACCCGGTCATCGTCTTCGCCGTCGCGAGCCTGCTCGTCCGGGAGGCCGCCGTGCAGTTCCGGCGCCGCCTGTCCGGCGCCCGCTGGCGGCGCCGCTGGGACGGCGTCGCCCATGTGGCCTGCGTGGTCCTCGCCCTCATGTGGGGCGCGCTGGGCGGCGCCCTGCTCGGCGCGGTGCCGGTCGTGGACGGTGAACTCCACGTCGACCTCGGCGTGCTGTTCCAGCCGCTGCCGATCCTGTCCGCGCTGACCGCCGTCGCCGTCTTCGCGCTGCACGGCGCGGTGTTCCTCGCCGTACGCACCGAAGGGCCGGTCTCCGGACGGGCCGCGGAGTTCGCCGCGAAGCTGGCGCCCGCCGCGACCGGCCTCGCCGTGCTCACCGCGATCACGGCCACCGCATTCGGCACCTCCCGCGACGGGCTGCTCAACCCGGTCTCCGCCGGGCTCGTCCTCGCCGCGGCCGTCGCGTCGCTGTGGCTGGTGCCGCGGCTGATCGCCGGCGGGGGCTGGAAGGCGCCGGTCGTCAGCGGGTTCGCCGCACTGTCCCCGGTGCTGCTGCTCGCCGCCGCCCACTACCCGCAGGTCATCGTCAGCAGCGCGGGCTCCGCGGAGCACATCTCGGTCGCCGAGGCCGCCGCCGATCCGTCCACGCTCAGCGTCGTGGGCCCCGTGGTGCTGCTGGTCTTCCCCGTACTGCTCGCCTTCCAGGCCATGCAGTGGTGGGCCTTCCGGGCCAAGGCCGACGACCGTTCCCCGGCGTACTTCTGA
- a CDS encoding cytochrome ubiquinol oxidase subunit I — protein sequence MDVLELARLQFAITAIAHFLFVSLTLGLVAYLVVMQTRWAITGKEEHRRQTRFWGQLYVINYALGIGTGIVMEFQFGLSWSGLTHFVGNVFGAPLAIETLVAFFAESTFLGLWIFGWNRMGRKLHTLMLWLVALTAYSSIFFVLTANGFLQHPVGYEMKDGKAVLTDFGALLSNTNAFSASLHIVAAALLTGSFFIVAVSAWHLRRKTGHEKFFWSSMKLALPPIPVLVLATAALGGLQIGYSVKQTPTKYGTRSERAQALVETFTQKFGPDNYFPPGFAQTAEFVMIIPALFMMLVAVLAIPFMIKRNLIRRKVLLWFLTAGLILPYVSMISGWIFREVGRQPWAVYGVLKTEDALTPGLTSGTVLTSLLVFGTLVLVLLFADWALLLRFARRGPDGAQLGLIPGDKSVPVASGSGAGAERVSENSAPTF from the coding sequence GTGGACGTGCTAGAACTCGCACGGCTCCAGTTCGCCATCACCGCAATCGCGCACTTCCTGTTCGTCTCCCTGACGCTCGGGCTGGTGGCCTACCTCGTGGTGATGCAGACGCGCTGGGCGATCACAGGCAAGGAAGAACACCGCAGGCAGACCCGCTTCTGGGGGCAGCTCTACGTCATCAACTACGCGCTGGGCATCGGCACCGGCATAGTGATGGAGTTCCAGTTCGGGCTCAGCTGGAGCGGGCTGACCCATTTCGTCGGCAACGTCTTCGGCGCGCCGCTCGCGATCGAGACCCTGGTGGCCTTCTTCGCCGAGTCGACCTTCCTGGGCCTGTGGATCTTCGGCTGGAACCGGATGGGCCGCAAGCTGCACACCCTGATGCTGTGGCTGGTGGCGCTCACCGCGTACTCCTCGATCTTCTTCGTGCTCACCGCCAACGGATTCCTCCAGCACCCCGTCGGCTACGAGATGAAGGACGGCAAGGCGGTCCTCACCGACTTCGGGGCCCTGCTCTCCAACACCAACGCCTTCTCCGCCTCGCTCCACATCGTGGCCGCGGCGCTGCTCACCGGATCCTTCTTCATCGTCGCCGTCAGCGCCTGGCACCTGCGCAGGAAGACCGGCCACGAGAAGTTCTTCTGGTCCTCGATGAAGCTCGCCCTGCCGCCCATCCCGGTCCTGGTCCTGGCGACCGCCGCGCTCGGCGGACTCCAGATCGGCTACTCGGTCAAGCAGACGCCGACCAAGTACGGGACGCGCTCCGAGCGGGCCCAGGCACTGGTGGAGACCTTCACCCAGAAGTTCGGCCCCGACAACTACTTCCCGCCGGGCTTCGCGCAGACCGCCGAGTTCGTGATGATCATCCCGGCGCTGTTCATGATGCTGGTGGCGGTCCTCGCCATCCCGTTCATGATCAAACGGAACCTGATCCGCCGCAAGGTGCTGCTCTGGTTCCTGACCGCGGGCCTGATCCTCCCGTACGTCTCCATGATCTCCGGCTGGATCTTCCGCGAGGTCGGCCGCCAGCCCTGGGCCGTCTACGGAGTGCTCAAGACCGAGGACGCGCTCACCCCGGGGCTCACCTCCGGCACCGTCCTCACCTCGCTGCTGGTCTTCGGCACCCTCGTCCTCGTCCTGCTCTTCGCCGACTGGGCGCTGCTCCTGCGCTTCGCCCGGCGAGGCCCCGACGGCGCGCAGCTGGGCCTCATCCCCGGCGACAAGTCCGTGCCCGTCGCTTCCGGCTCCGGCGCCGGCGCGGAACGGGTCTCCGAGAACTCCGCCCCGACCTTCTGA
- a CDS encoding M20/M25/M40 family metallo-hydrolase, whose amino-acid sequence MSLPFSWADQEHHLVSHLSALIRLDTSNPPGHEIAVARHLSRELSLSGIAHEVLESEPGRANLVARLPGTGQEPPLMLLGHADVVGAPPGGWSRPPFSGEVADGRVWGRGALDMKGQVAASLLIMQLLAAHRTPLRRDVLLVVTADEEAGSRLGAYWLWGNHRSLVEAEFAFNEGGGQRFMTPGGPVYTVQVAEKGSARMRVTARGPGGHASVPRSESAVFRLAEALLRLRAFAPESVLLPTSRRMLSTLADLHPGPGAEAIEQLLKDPTWDRAHSLPIDPVLREFVVAGLHNTATPTVLSAGQRQNVVPVEADVVLDGRLLPGELPDRWVAEVQRAVGDRAEVSLLHGRVSHGVHDDPGLLRVLGDTVAAHEPGARVLPYINPAATDARAFPDTKVVGFFPSASDADVMRLIHAPDEHTRITDLMFGGKCLLDAVLRLST is encoded by the coding sequence ATGTCTCTGCCCTTCTCCTGGGCCGACCAGGAACACCACCTCGTCAGCCACCTTTCGGCGCTCATCCGCCTGGACACCTCGAACCCTCCGGGCCATGAGATCGCCGTCGCACGCCACCTCTCCCGCGAGCTGTCCCTCTCCGGTATCGCACACGAGGTCCTGGAGTCCGAGCCCGGACGGGCCAACCTGGTCGCCCGGCTGCCCGGGACCGGACAGGAGCCACCGCTCATGCTGCTGGGCCACGCCGACGTGGTCGGCGCCCCACCCGGCGGATGGAGCCGTCCCCCCTTCTCGGGCGAGGTCGCCGACGGCCGCGTGTGGGGCCGCGGGGCACTCGACATGAAGGGCCAAGTCGCCGCGAGCCTGCTGATCATGCAACTCCTCGCCGCGCACCGGACCCCGCTCCGGCGGGACGTGCTGCTGGTGGTCACCGCCGACGAGGAAGCCGGCAGCCGGTTGGGGGCCTACTGGCTGTGGGGGAACCACCGCAGCCTCGTCGAGGCCGAGTTCGCGTTCAACGAAGGCGGCGGCCAGCGCTTCATGACGCCCGGCGGCCCCGTCTACACCGTCCAGGTGGCCGAGAAGGGCAGCGCCCGGATGCGGGTCACCGCTCGCGGACCGGGCGGCCACGCCTCCGTCCCGCGCTCGGAGTCGGCGGTCTTCAGGCTGGCCGAGGCCCTGTTGAGGCTGCGCGCGTTCGCCCCGGAATCAGTGTTGCTGCCGACCTCGCGGCGCATGCTCAGCACCTTGGCGGACCTGCATCCGGGCCCGGGCGCGGAGGCGATCGAGCAACTGCTGAAGGACCCGACCTGGGACCGGGCACACAGCCTGCCCATCGATCCCGTCCTGCGGGAGTTCGTCGTCGCCGGGCTGCACAACACCGCCACTCCCACCGTGCTGTCCGCGGGGCAGCGCCAGAACGTCGTGCCCGTCGAAGCCGACGTGGTGCTCGACGGCCGCCTCCTTCCGGGCGAGCTGCCCGACCGGTGGGTGGCGGAGGTCCAGAGGGCGGTCGGAGACCGTGCCGAGGTGTCGCTGCTGCACGGCAGAGTGAGCCACGGCGTGCACGACGACCCGGGACTCCTGCGGGTTCTGGGCGACACCGTCGCGGCCCACGAACCGGGTGCACGGGTGCTGCCGTACATCAATCCGGCCGCCACGGATGCCCGCGCCTTCCCCGACACGAAGGTCGTCGGATTCTTTCCCTCCGCCAGTGACGCGGACGTCATGCGACTCATCCACGCACCTGACGAGCACACCCGGATCACCGACCTGATGTTCGGCGGGAAATGCCTGCTCGACGCGGTCCTCAGACTGTCCACGTGA
- the cydD gene encoding thiol reductant ABC exporter subunit CydD, with protein sequence MGRVRAEASRRAQGPAASPRPLTDREVRGRLLGAAESTRSAGLLVLTAVVLGATGVIGQALALAVLLGEAFSGGPTLTPALWVAAAVALRGIAGWLQATTAQRAAAEIKLRLRTGLLAAAARRVSYEARDRRTGESSTLVTRGLDALDPYLVGYLPQMLAAALVPTAIVVTMALHDPLSGVILLVTLPLIPVFGALVGLHTRDATERQWAALTRLGGHFLDALRGLTTLRTFGRAEAQEAIVGEVAEQHRKATMGTLRIAFLSTLVLDTVATLSVALIAVPVGLRLLGGSLDLTTALTVLLLAPEAYLPLRSLGNRFHAATEGMTVAREALAELDTAASASASAPASAPDSVSASTAAAGRTAAGGTAPAARPIRFEGVTLHLPGRPRPVLSDVSFVIAPGERVALTGPSGAGKSTLLALLLGLVQPDEGRILAGGQDLAELDRDGWDDWRRTIGWVPQRPYLFDRTVADNIRLGDPGATDEEVERAARAAAADGFVRALPDGYATRLGARGTGLSAGQRQRVALARAFLRDAPLVLLDEPTAGLDKESEEAVLAASERLIAGRTVLVVAHRPRLLHGADRRFHVSEGTFREREVPR encoded by the coding sequence ATGGGACGCGTCCGCGCAGAGGCAAGCCGCCGGGCCCAGGGCCCGGCGGCTTCGCCGCGTCCGCTCACCGACCGGGAAGTACGCGGCCGCCTGCTCGGGGCGGCCGAAAGCACCCGGTCCGCCGGGCTGCTGGTGCTCACCGCGGTCGTCCTGGGCGCCACCGGAGTCATCGGGCAGGCCCTCGCCCTCGCCGTGCTCCTGGGCGAGGCCTTCTCCGGCGGGCCGACCCTCACCCCCGCACTGTGGGTCGCGGCGGCCGTCGCCCTGCGCGGAATCGCCGGCTGGCTCCAGGCCACCACCGCCCAGCGGGCCGCCGCGGAGATCAAACTCCGGCTGCGGACGGGGCTGTTGGCCGCGGCCGCGCGCAGGGTCTCCTACGAGGCCCGTGACCGTCGCACGGGCGAGAGCAGCACCCTGGTCACCCGGGGCCTCGACGCCCTCGACCCCTACCTCGTCGGCTACCTGCCGCAGATGCTCGCCGCCGCGCTCGTACCGACCGCGATCGTCGTCACGATGGCGCTCCACGACCCGCTCAGCGGGGTGATCCTCCTCGTCACCCTCCCCCTCATCCCCGTCTTCGGCGCGCTCGTCGGCCTGCACACCAGGGACGCCACGGAACGTCAGTGGGCGGCGCTCACCCGGCTCGGCGGACACTTCCTGGACGCCCTGCGCGGGCTGACGACCCTGCGCACGTTCGGCCGCGCGGAGGCCCAGGAGGCCATCGTCGGCGAGGTCGCCGAGCAGCACCGCAAGGCCACCATGGGCACGCTGCGCATCGCGTTCCTGTCGACGCTGGTCCTCGACACGGTCGCCACCCTGTCCGTGGCCCTGATCGCGGTCCCGGTGGGCCTGCGCCTGCTGGGCGGCTCCCTGGACCTCACCACGGCGCTGACCGTCCTGCTCCTGGCCCCCGAGGCCTACCTCCCGCTGCGCTCCCTGGGCAACCGCTTCCACGCGGCGACCGAGGGCATGACCGTGGCGAGGGAGGCGCTGGCCGAGCTGGACACCGCCGCATCCGCCTCCGCCTCCGCCCCCGCATCCGCGCCCGACTCCGTCTCCGCCTCCACCGCGGCCGCGGGCCGGACCGCTGCGGGAGGCACCGCCCCGGCCGCCCGGCCCATCCGCTTCGAGGGGGTCACGCTCCACCTGCCGGGACGCCCCCGCCCGGTCCTGTCCGACGTCTCGTTCGTCATCGCCCCCGGGGAGCGGGTCGCCCTCACGGGCCCCAGCGGCGCAGGCAAGTCGACGCTCCTCGCGCTGCTCCTCGGACTCGTCCAGCCGGACGAGGGCCGGATCCTCGCCGGCGGCCAGGACCTCGCCGAACTCGATCGGGACGGCTGGGACGACTGGCGGCGCACGATCGGCTGGGTGCCGCAGCGGCCGTACCTCTTCGACCGGACCGTCGCGGACAACATCAGGCTCGGAGACCCCGGGGCCACGGACGAAGAGGTCGAACGGGCCGCCCGGGCCGCCGCCGCGGACGGCTTCGTCCGCGCGCTGCCCGACGGCTACGCGACCCGCCTCGGCGCCCGCGGTACGGGACTCTCCGCGGGCCAGCGCCAACGCGTGGCGCTCGCCCGGGCGTTCCTGCGCGACGCGCCCCTGGTCCTGCTCGACGAGCCGACGGCCGGACTCGACAAGGAGAGCGAGGAGGCCGTCCTGGCCGCGAGCGAACGCCTGATCGCGGGCCGCACGGTCCTCGTGGTCGCCCACCGCCCCCGACTCCTGCACGGCGCCGACCGCCGATTCCACGTGTCCGAAGGAACCTTCAGGGAACGCGAGGTGCCCCGATGA
- a CDS encoding ABC transporter transmembrane domain-containing protein, whose amino-acid sequence MTPGRTNATAPPAAPAGPPAAGPVKALFLVLRTAGPLRTLAPAAALALAADLGGVALMTLAAWLIARAAEQPAMGVLSVAIVAVRALAVTRGLFRYGERLAGHDAALRAVARLRRRVFGSLARRPAHEDARTVRDADTVSRLVADVDLVQDALLRVLLPALSAVLVSAAVISGAALVSPAAALALALGLAAGGVLLPALTALAAARADRRSADLRAELAVHTVDLLDGAEDLAVFGAAARETDRAVATARRLRAHDRGAALLSAVSVAALTVVQGATTIAVALLCAGSTSPVWAVALPLLALASFEVLTPLPAAAQLLADLTAGARRVHALLRDPAPVKDSASTGGFSGDVRRAPPHPASTTAASGACPSGLERGEERHGNLRMGLLGPGEGGQSHIVEVLVPVDMVCP is encoded by the coding sequence ATGACCCCCGGCCGGACCAACGCCACCGCCCCGCCGGCAGCTCCGGCCGGCCCGCCGGCCGCGGGACCCGTCAAGGCGCTGTTCCTCGTGCTGCGCACCGCCGGCCCCTTGCGCACGCTCGCCCCCGCCGCCGCACTCGCGCTGGCCGCCGATCTCGGCGGGGTCGCCCTGATGACGCTCGCCGCCTGGCTCATCGCCCGCGCCGCCGAGCAGCCCGCCATGGGGGTCCTGTCCGTCGCCATCGTCGCCGTACGGGCGCTCGCCGTCACCCGCGGGCTGTTCCGGTACGGGGAGCGGCTCGCCGGGCACGACGCCGCGCTGCGCGCCGTGGCCAGGCTGCGGCGGCGGGTGTTCGGCTCGCTCGCGCGGCGGCCCGCCCACGAGGACGCCCGCACCGTACGGGACGCCGACACCGTCTCCCGGCTCGTCGCCGACGTCGACCTCGTCCAGGACGCCCTGCTGCGCGTCCTGCTGCCCGCCCTGTCCGCCGTCCTCGTCTCGGCCGCCGTGATCAGCGGTGCCGCACTCGTCTCCCCGGCCGCCGCCCTCGCCCTCGCCCTCGGCCTGGCTGCCGGCGGGGTGCTCCTGCCCGCGCTCACCGCCCTGGCCGCCGCCCGTGCGGACCGCCGCAGCGCCGACCTCCGCGCGGAACTCGCCGTGCACACCGTCGACCTGCTGGACGGCGCCGAAGACCTCGCCGTCTTCGGCGCGGCCGCCCGGGAGACCGACCGGGCCGTCGCCACCGCCCGCCGGCTCCGCGCCCACGACCGCGGAGCCGCGCTCCTGTCCGCCGTTTCCGTCGCCGCCCTGACCGTCGTACAGGGCGCCACCACCATCGCCGTGGCCCTCCTGTGCGCCGGCTCGACGTCCCCCGTGTGGGCCGTGGCCCTGCCCCTCCTCGCGCTGGCCTCCTTCGAGGTGCTGACCCCTCTCCCGGCGGCCGCCCAGCTGCTCGCGGACCTGACGGCCGGCGCCCGCCGCGTCCACGCGCTGCTGCGCGATCCGGCCCCGGTCAAGGACTCCGCGAGCACCGGCGGATTCTCTGGGGACGTGCGGCGCGCGCCCCCCCACCCCGCGTCCACGACCGCGGCCTCCGGGGCGTGCCCCTCCGGTCTAGAGAGGGGAGAGGAACGTCATGGTAACCTACGGATGGGTCTGCTCGGGCCAGGGGAGGGTGGCCAATCACACATAGTTGAAGTTCTTGTTCCAGTGGATATGGTTTGCCCCTAG
- a CDS encoding methyltransferase, producing the protein MTNANGYEERIVEARQATMSGWDFSWLEGRAHGEGPSWDYVRHARALLPRARSLLDVDTGGGELLASLAPLPPRSVATENWVPNLRLARQHLAPLGVEVHRASGSNLPPGPFDLILNRHGSLDAASVRAALAPGGRLLTQQVGGRNQLGLNEALGIPSPGNPDGWTLGVAVRALEDAGLHVTTAREEMSPYTFHDIGAVVFQVRAIPWQFPGFEPSVHEPALRRLDRHLRSAGGFTVHDHRFLIEAQARS; encoded by the coding sequence ATGACGAACGCCAACGGCTACGAAGAGCGCATCGTGGAAGCCCGACAGGCGACCATGTCGGGCTGGGACTTCAGTTGGCTGGAGGGCCGGGCGCACGGTGAGGGGCCCTCGTGGGACTACGTGCGGCACGCCCGAGCCCTGCTCCCGCGCGCGCGAAGCCTCCTGGACGTCGACACCGGCGGCGGCGAACTCCTCGCCTCGCTCGCCCCGCTGCCGCCGCGGAGCGTGGCCACCGAGAACTGGGTGCCCAACCTCCGCCTGGCGCGGCAACACCTCGCTCCGCTGGGGGTGGAGGTCCACCGGGCATCGGGCTCGAACCTGCCGCCGGGTCCCTTCGACCTGATCCTCAACCGCCACGGATCGCTGGATGCGGCAAGCGTCCGCGCCGCACTCGCGCCGGGCGGCCGGCTCCTCACCCAGCAGGTGGGCGGCCGCAACCAGTTGGGACTGAACGAAGCCCTCGGCATCCCTTCGCCGGGCAACCCCGACGGGTGGACCCTGGGTGTCGCCGTACGGGCACTGGAAGACGCGGGCCTTCACGTGACCACGGCGCGAGAGGAGATGAGCCCCTACACCTTCCACGACATCGGGGCGGTGGTCTTTCAAGTGCGCGCCATCCCCTGGCAGTTCCCCGGATTCGAGCCCTCCGTGCATGAGCCGGCGCTACGCCGACTCGACCGGCACCTCAGAAGTGCGGGCGGATTCACCGTGCACGACCACCGGTTCCTGATCGAAGCGCAAGCGCGAAGTTGA